From the genome of Kosmotoga arenicorallina S304, one region includes:
- the uvrA gene encoding excinuclease ABC subunit UvrA produces the protein MSDFIYVHGARVHNLKNIDVRIPKHSLTVITGLSGSGKSSLALDTIYAEGQRRYLESLSNYARQFLGELKKPDVEGIEGLSPSIAIEQKNLSHNPRSTVGTVTEIHDYLRVLYARVGKPHCPQCGRPVEKQSLDEIVEMIYKEFPDGERVAILAPIAREKKGEFRRELEALRKRGYIRVIIDKEQYDLEEEIVLDKNKRHRIDLIIDRLRVTEENRSRLTDSIEMALHEGNGFVEISSLDRNHRKGYSENFACPVCGISLPDINPKIFSFNNPYGACPDCHGLGYTMELSEELVVDEDLSVIDGAIKAIGNSRDSFSMKRILNVIESLDEDPRKPFKEMREEVKEAILYGTDYDIRFNYQTENLTYQVRKPFEGIMNNLMRRYRETESQEIREWMESKFMESRICTSCGGKKLRREALGVKLGRYNIAELSELTISSVYDYLCELRLSEHELKIVGELLSEIKKRLQFLIDVGLDYLTLSRTAMTLSGGEAQRIRLATQIGSGLTGVTYVLDEPTIGLHPRDNMRLIETLKKLRDLDNTVIVVEHDEEVIRSSDYIVDIGPGAGVNGGEVVFQGPTEELLENPPEESLTGKYLRGELVIPRLKSNNKDEKKKLILRGARQNNLKAIDVEFPLGKFICVTGVSGSGKSSLVMDTLYPALSNLLNKSKRQEGLYDAVEGIENLDSIVVIDQSPIGRTPRSNPATYTGLFNFIRDIFSRMPEARARGYAKGRFSFNVKGGRCEACQGHGLIKIEMQFLPDVYVECDVCKGKRYNRETLEIKYRGKNISDILNMTVDEALEFFERIPPLQRGLKLLQDVGLGYITLGQPATTLSGGEAQRIKLASELKKRSTGRTFYILDEPTTGLHFDDVHKLIAVLKRLVEKGNTVLVVEHNLDVVKNADHIIDLGPEGGDAGGEIVASGTLEDILKSPKSYTGYYLRKHLNVDSEVYR, from the coding sequence ATGAGTGATTTTATATATGTGCATGGCGCCAGGGTGCACAATTTGAAGAATATCGATGTAAGAATTCCCAAACATTCCCTTACTGTAATAACTGGACTTTCGGGTTCTGGTAAATCTTCCCTTGCTCTGGACACGATTTACGCTGAAGGGCAGAGAAGATATCTGGAATCTCTATCCAACTATGCCAGGCAGTTTCTGGGCGAACTTAAAAAGCCTGACGTAGAAGGGATTGAAGGGCTTTCCCCATCCATAGCCATTGAACAAAAAAATCTCAGCCATAACCCACGTTCAACTGTGGGGACTGTAACGGAAATACATGACTATCTCAGGGTACTTTATGCCAGAGTTGGTAAACCACATTGTCCTCAATGTGGCAGGCCTGTTGAAAAGCAATCTCTCGATGAAATTGTAGAGATGATTTACAAAGAGTTTCCGGATGGAGAACGTGTTGCTATTTTAGCTCCAATAGCCCGTGAAAAGAAAGGTGAATTCAGGAGGGAACTGGAAGCTTTACGCAAACGCGGCTACATTCGCGTAATTATAGACAAGGAGCAATATGATCTTGAAGAAGAAATAGTGCTCGATAAAAATAAGCGCCACAGGATTGATCTGATTATCGATAGACTCAGAGTAACAGAAGAGAATCGTTCAAGATTAACTGACAGCATAGAAATGGCTCTGCATGAGGGAAATGGTTTTGTGGAGATAAGTTCTCTTGATAGAAATCACAGAAAAGGATACAGTGAAAACTTCGCCTGTCCTGTTTGTGGAATCAGCCTTCCTGATATAAACCCGAAAATCTTTTCTTTCAATAACCCTTACGGTGCCTGTCCTGATTGTCACGGGCTGGGTTATACCATGGAGCTTTCAGAAGAGCTTGTGGTTGACGAAGATTTAAGCGTAATTGATGGAGCAATAAAGGCAATTGGTAATTCCAGAGACAGCTTTAGTATGAAACGCATACTGAACGTCATCGAAAGCCTTGACGAAGATCCTCGAAAGCCTTTCAAAGAGATGAGAGAAGAAGTGAAGGAAGCCATTCTTTATGGAACTGATTATGATATTCGTTTCAACTACCAAACAGAAAATTTAACCTATCAGGTACGAAAACCTTTTGAGGGTATAATGAACAACCTTATGAGAAGATACAGGGAAACAGAATCTCAGGAAATCCGGGAGTGGATGGAAAGCAAATTTATGGAGAGTAGAATTTGTACAAGCTGTGGCGGTAAGAAACTCAGGCGTGAAGCACTGGGAGTAAAACTTGGCCGGTATAACATAGCAGAGCTTTCGGAGCTTACCATCTCTTCTGTGTATGATTATCTCTGTGAATTAAGACTGAGTGAGCATGAGTTAAAAATTGTGGGAGAGCTTTTATCAGAAATAAAAAAGCGGCTTCAGTTTCTCATAGATGTTGGGCTCGATTATCTAACCCTCTCACGTACAGCTATGACTCTTTCAGGGGGTGAAGCCCAAAGAATAAGACTGGCAACTCAAATAGGGTCAGGCTTAACAGGAGTTACCTATGTGCTCGACGAACCTACAATTGGACTGCATCCCAGAGACAACATGCGCTTAATAGAAACCTTGAAAAAGCTGAGAGATTTGGATAATACAGTAATAGTTGTGGAACACGATGAGGAGGTAATAAGAAGCTCCGATTACATAGTAGATATTGGTCCTGGTGCGGGAGTCAATGGGGGTGAAGTGGTTTTTCAGGGGCCCACTGAAGAACTACTTGAAAATCCTCCTGAAGAATCCCTCACAGGTAAGTATCTCAGAGGAGAGCTAGTAATTCCACGCTTGAAAAGCAACAATAAGGATGAGAAAAAGAAACTCATATTGCGTGGTGCACGACAGAACAATTTGAAAGCAATTGATGTAGAATTTCCGTTGGGTAAGTTCATATGTGTTACGGGTGTTTCAGGTAGCGGGAAAAGTTCATTGGTAATGGACACGCTTTACCCGGCACTCAGTAATCTGTTGAATAAAAGTAAACGTCAAGAAGGGCTTTATGATGCCGTTGAGGGTATTGAAAATCTGGACAGTATAGTTGTTATAGACCAAAGCCCCATAGGAAGGACTCCAAGATCCAATCCAGCAACATACACAGGGCTTTTTAACTTCATCCGGGATATATTTTCTCGGATGCCTGAAGCCAGAGCCCGGGGATATGCCAAAGGCAGATTTTCCTTCAATGTAAAAGGGGGGCGTTGTGAAGCATGCCAGGGACATGGACTGATAAAAATTGAGATGCAGTTTTTACCGGATGTATATGTTGAATGTGATGTTTGCAAAGGAAAGCGCTATAACAGGGAAACACTTGAAATCAAATATAGAGGAAAAAATATCTCAGACATTTTGAATATGACAGTGGATGAAGCCCTGGAATTTTTTGAAAGAATCCCCCCACTTCAGCGAGGATTGAAATTGCTTCAAGATGTTGGTCTGGGTTATATCACACTTGGTCAACCTGCAACGACCCTTTCCGGTGGGGAGGCGCAGAGAATAAAACTTGCATCCGAATTGAAGAAACGTTCAACGGGTCGAACATTCTATATCCTGGATGAACCAACCACAGGGCTTCACTTCGACGATGTGCACAAGCTCATAGCTGTTTTGAAGAGGCTTGTAGAAAAAGGCAACACAGTATTGGTTGTGGAGCACAATTTAGATGTGGTAAAAAATGCAGATCACATCATAGATCTGGGACCTGAAGGCGGTGATGCCGGCGGTGAAATTGTCGCTTCAGGAACATTAGAAGATATTCTTAAAAGCCCGAAAAGTTATACAGGCTATTACCTTAGAAAGCATCTTAATGTCGATAGTGAAGTATATCGTTGA
- a CDS encoding sigma-54 interaction domain-containing protein has protein sequence MKEHIFEEIVNSLVEAVLVVDSSGIIILINDEACRILGLKKDEVVGKPALGTIPNTRLHIVLKTGEPEYDKIQKLNQKTIVTSRIPLKSADGKVYAVMAVFRDITTVQKMAEEVTNLKEIEALLTAIIDSTHDAISVADERGRIVLVNKAYTRITGMSPKDVVGKLATVDIAEGSSLHIEVARNRQPIYNARLKVGPARKEVIVNITPLFVKGEFKGSVGVIHDISEIEKLASELEDTRRILRYVKARYTFDDIAGSSPKLKVAVEQAKRVSRTRMTVLLRGPSGTGKELFAHAIHNASDRAKNSFVSVNCAALPESILESELFGYREGAFTGAKKGGKRGLLIEADKGTLFLDEIGKMDITVQSKFLRFLQDKEITPLGSTKPIRLDVRVIAATNLDLERLVEEKKFLADLYYRLNVVPIIIPPLSEHKEDIPEIARVVVMKLNQEYGRMVENIEPEALQILMNYQWPGNVRELENVLGRSMINMEPQERVIRKEHLPELIKPACGNTTTVKTGKLSELISEYEKRIIAETLKKHSGNKTEAAKELGISIRALYYKIEKLGIS, from the coding sequence ATGAAAGAACATATATTTGAAGAGATAGTTAATTCCTTGGTGGAGGCTGTGCTGGTTGTTGATTCCAGTGGAATAATTATCCTTATTAACGATGAAGCCTGTCGTATACTGGGTCTGAAGAAAGACGAAGTTGTTGGTAAGCCCGCTCTTGGGACTATACCAAACACTCGCCTGCATATAGTTCTGAAAACTGGCGAGCCAGAGTATGACAAAATCCAGAAGCTTAATCAGAAAACCATTGTAACTTCAAGGATTCCTCTGAAATCTGCTGATGGCAAGGTTTATGCTGTAATGGCAGTTTTCCGGGATATAACCACAGTCCAGAAAATGGCAGAAGAAGTCACGAATTTGAAAGAAATCGAAGCTCTTTTAACAGCCATAATTGATTCCACTCACGATGCTATTTCTGTTGCTGATGAAAGAGGACGCATTGTGCTTGTCAACAAAGCATATACCCGCATAACAGGAATGAGTCCAAAAGATGTGGTGGGAAAACTCGCCACGGTGGATATTGCAGAAGGTTCTTCGCTTCATATAGAAGTGGCAAGAAACAGGCAACCCATATACAATGCCAGACTTAAAGTCGGGCCTGCACGAAAGGAAGTAATAGTAAATATCACTCCGCTCTTTGTAAAAGGAGAATTCAAAGGTAGTGTTGGTGTAATACACGATATCTCTGAAATAGAAAAACTTGCAAGCGAACTGGAAGATACCCGAAGGATTCTCAGATATGTTAAGGCGCGCTATACCTTTGACGACATTGCCGGTTCATCGCCAAAACTAAAAGTAGCTGTTGAACAGGCGAAAAGGGTCTCCAGGACAAGAATGACTGTATTGCTTAGAGGGCCGAGTGGAACAGGCAAAGAGCTCTTTGCACATGCGATCCACAACGCAAGTGATAGGGCCAAGAATAGCTTTGTCAGTGTCAATTGCGCGGCATTGCCTGAAAGCATTCTGGAATCAGAACTTTTTGGTTACAGGGAAGGGGCTTTTACCGGTGCCAAAAAAGGGGGTAAAAGAGGACTTCTCATAGAGGCTGATAAGGGTACTCTTTTTCTCGATGAAATAGGCAAAATGGATATTACTGTTCAATCAAAATTTCTCAGGTTTCTTCAAGACAAGGAAATAACTCCTTTGGGTTCTACAAAGCCAATAAGGCTTGATGTAAGAGTAATTGCTGCCACAAATCTTGACCTCGAGAGACTGGTTGAAGAAAAGAAATTCCTTGCAGACCTTTATTACAGACTAAACGTTGTGCCTATTATAATTCCACCACTTTCTGAACACAAAGAAGATATTCCTGAAATTGCAAGGGTTGTTGTTATGAAACTCAACCAGGAATATGGACGCATGGTGGAAAACATAGAACCTGAAGCCCTTCAAATACTCATGAATTACCAGTGGCCCGGTAATGTAAGAGAGCTTGAAAATGTTCTGGGACGTTCCATGATAAACATGGAACCACAGGAGCGAGTTATAAGGAAGGAACACCTGCCAGAATTGATTAAGCCGGCATGTGGCAATACAACCACGGTAAAGACCGGGAAACTTTCAGAGCTTATATCAGAATACGAAAAGCGTATAATAGCCGAGACACTGAAAAAACACTCTGGAAACAAAACAGAAGCAGCTAAAGAACTTGGGATTAGCATAAGGGCTTTGTACTATAAAATCGAGAAACTCGGAATATCATAG
- a CDS encoding stage V sporulation protein S translates to MEVLKVASNSKPNAVAGALAGVIREKGIAEVQAIGAGAVNQAVKAIAIARGYVAPSGIDLICLPSFADVEIDGEVRTAIKFLVKPNE, encoded by the coding sequence ATGGAGGTTTTGAAAGTAGCATCTAACTCTAAACCCAACGCAGTTGCTGGTGCTTTAGCCGGGGTTATAAGGGAAAAGGGGATAGCAGAAGTACAGGCAATAGGTGCAGGTGCTGTAAATCAGGCAGTAAAAGCAATAGCAATAGCCAGGGGATATGTTGCTCCAAGTGGGATCGATCTAATTTGCTTACCCTCCTTTGCCGATGTGGAGATTGATGGCGAAGTGAGGACAGCTATAAAATTCTTAGTTAAACCCAACGAATAA
- a CDS encoding alpha-amylase family glycosyl hydrolase: protein MYLKRVKSLLDERAEFGTVNFSIPREWFPPRYEGTVKLSGKWIFVNPYEFGSSICSFILSKGKEGVNYLQSLSKINKETTPDWINKSNIYGAFIRTTAAYGHLHPDQFEPIDSEGYTESGTILKMIFMLPYLSSMGFDAIYFLPVTKYSDLFKKGEVGSPYSVKNVFEIDPRYHDSLLDGMKVDEEFKAFIEAAHILGMRVILDFIPRTAARDSEFILDHPEWFYWIDVSELKNYAPPKIPELGFEIPSSENLEIIYNNRQVKRHLKKFKLPPNVSDPEKWDNFVASNRNNPEFLNELAKTFKVITPPGFSDWVNDNQPTWDDITFLRFYHDHPTEATNFLKDPSSQAPYVLYDVIKASLFPGKKPVKELWKTIENIMPYFNRTFGVDAARLDMGHALPVELERSIVQKAHKTDPAFAVIAEELVMDNDEKSKNSGYSGILGNTWWMEPRIEEGKLKELCYRVLPTLKIPALGAAETPDTPRAATRKGGKLFSKFATALNFFLPNAIPFVNSGQEIFEIQPMNLGLDNSEDGKYVLPRDDRFYGKLAFFDHYALHWNSNDNMIKLISHLSKVRAENIDLIAPEHLRTLFEDDLKLIGYLYWNTKRGLLILANADLYNSREISIDLGYYTWKGKHDVRWRFRNYRDDNSLWKIAGILSVTLSPGEVMIATIE, encoded by the coding sequence ATGTATTTAAAGAGGGTAAAGAGTTTGCTTGATGAAAGAGCAGAATTTGGAACTGTGAACTTTTCAATCCCAAGGGAATGGTTTCCACCACGTTACGAAGGAACCGTTAAACTCAGTGGGAAATGGATCTTTGTCAATCCTTACGAATTCGGGTCAAGCATTTGCTCCTTTATTCTCTCAAAAGGAAAAGAAGGCGTGAATTATTTACAATCACTTTCAAAGATTAACAAAGAAACAACACCAGATTGGATCAATAAAAGCAACATTTATGGAGCATTTATTAGAACAACCGCTGCTTATGGTCATCTACATCCTGACCAATTTGAGCCCATAGATTCCGAAGGTTATACAGAGAGTGGCACAATCCTAAAAATGATTTTCATGCTGCCGTATCTGTCTTCTATGGGGTTTGATGCTATATATTTTCTGCCAGTAACGAAATACAGTGACCTTTTCAAAAAGGGAGAAGTAGGTTCACCATATTCCGTGAAGAATGTCTTTGAGATAGATCCACGATATCATGATTCTCTTCTTGATGGCATGAAAGTGGATGAGGAATTCAAGGCTTTTATTGAAGCCGCACACATCCTTGGAATGCGTGTAATACTTGACTTCATACCGAGAACAGCAGCGCGTGATTCGGAGTTTATTCTTGATCATCCTGAGTGGTTCTACTGGATTGATGTTTCAGAGTTAAAAAACTATGCTCCACCAAAAATCCCTGAACTCGGATTCGAAATTCCTTCGAGTGAAAACCTTGAAATTATATATAATAATAGGCAGGTAAAAAGGCATTTGAAAAAATTCAAACTGCCACCAAATGTTTCAGATCCTGAAAAATGGGATAATTTCGTAGCAAGTAATAGAAACAACCCGGAATTTCTCAATGAACTTGCAAAGACCTTCAAAGTGATAACACCTCCCGGCTTTTCTGATTGGGTAAACGACAATCAACCAACCTGGGACGATATCACCTTTCTCAGGTTTTATCACGATCACCCAACAGAAGCGACAAATTTCCTGAAAGATCCATCTTCACAGGCCCCCTACGTTCTCTATGATGTGATAAAAGCCTCTCTTTTTCCCGGGAAAAAACCAGTAAAAGAATTATGGAAGACCATTGAAAACATCATGCCATATTTCAATAGAACCTTTGGAGTAGATGCAGCAAGGCTTGACATGGGACATGCTTTGCCTGTTGAACTTGAAAGATCCATAGTCCAGAAAGCTCATAAAACCGACCCAGCATTTGCAGTTATTGCTGAAGAACTTGTTATGGATAACGATGAAAAATCTAAAAATTCAGGGTATAGCGGTATACTCGGTAATACATGGTGGATGGAGCCAAGAATCGAAGAGGGGAAACTAAAAGAACTCTGTTACAGAGTTTTACCGACTTTGAAAATTCCTGCATTGGGAGCGGCTGAAACGCCTGACACACCAAGAGCAGCGACCAGAAAGGGTGGAAAACTTTTCTCAAAATTTGCCACTGCATTGAATTTCTTTTTACCCAATGCCATTCCCTTTGTCAATTCAGGACAGGAAATATTTGAAATACAACCGATGAATTTAGGCCTTGATAACAGTGAAGATGGAAAATACGTTTTGCCTAGAGACGATCGATTTTATGGGAAGCTCGCCTTTTTTGATCATTATGCGCTTCATTGGAACTCAAACGATAACATGATAAAACTCATTTCGCATCTTTCGAAGGTTAGAGCAGAAAATATCGATCTTATAGCTCCAGAGCATTTAAGAACACTTTTTGAAGATGATTTGAAACTCATTGGTTATCTTTATTGGAATACGAAAAGGGGTCTTCTGATATTGGCAAATGCGGATCTTTATAATTCCAGGGAAATCTCTATAGACCTGGGATATTATACCTGGAAAGGGAAGCACGATGTCAGATGGCGCTTCAGAAATTACAGAGATGACAATTCTCTGTGGAAAATCGCGGGAATATTGTCAGTTACCTTGAGCCCCGGAGAAGTGATGATAGCAACAATAGAGTGA
- the rsmA gene encoding 16S rRNA (adenine(1518)-N(6)/adenine(1519)-N(6))-dimethyltransferase RsmA, protein MDLKKNLKDHKISLKRSLGQNFLLNKNISSKILNYCALTNNDTVIEIGVGAGILTELLLRRARKVIAYEIDKSLDPLISPLKKYENLQLLFQDFLKADLSHLQVDGDLYFVANVPYYITSPIIEKIMFDSPPFKEALLMVQKEYADRLLAKPGTKTYGALTVSISAFSKVTKLFDVSKKNFVPVPGVDSSVIKLEPLTSPKISYEEKSQFRAFVRSSFAQRRKKLKNNLKRLIRDVEEFLKDAGLSENIRAEELSTDTFIDLYHMMKRW, encoded by the coding sequence GTGGACCTCAAAAAAAACTTGAAAGATCACAAGATTTCTTTGAAACGCTCTTTAGGCCAAAACTTTTTGCTTAACAAAAATATCTCATCAAAAATATTGAACTACTGTGCCCTGACCAACAACGATACCGTCATAGAGATAGGGGTAGGCGCCGGAATACTCACTGAATTGCTCCTGAGAAGAGCCAGAAAGGTAATCGCATATGAGATAGACAAAAGCCTTGACCCTTTGATTTCACCTTTGAAAAAGTATGAGAACCTTCAATTGCTCTTTCAGGATTTCTTAAAGGCAGACCTTTCACACTTGCAGGTTGACGGGGATCTATATTTTGTTGCAAATGTTCCCTATTACATCACCTCCCCCATTATTGAAAAGATAATGTTTGATTCACCACCTTTCAAAGAAGCTCTGCTTATGGTTCAAAAAGAATATGCTGACAGACTCCTGGCAAAGCCCGGTACCAAAACATACGGTGCTCTAACCGTTTCCATCTCAGCTTTTTCAAAAGTCACGAAACTTTTCGACGTTTCAAAGAAGAATTTTGTCCCGGTACCTGGCGTTGATTCTTCGGTAATAAAACTCGAACCCTTAACCTCACCAAAGATTTCATATGAGGAAAAGAGTCAATTCAGGGCTTTCGTTAGGTCTTCATTTGCTCAAAGAAGAAAGAAGCTCAAGAACAATCTTAAACGCCTTATTCGAGATGTAGAAGAGTTTTTAAAGGATGCTGGATTGAGCGAAAATATAAGAGCGGAGGAACTTTCCACGGATACCTTTATTGACCTATATCACATGATGAAAAGGTGGTAA
- a CDS encoding phosphohexomutase domain-containing protein, with protein sequence MKKLFGTDGVRGIINEDLTAELAMKLGNAVSRYFLGKYTKLIIAKDTRGSGDLLENAVAAGAASAGMDVELIGVVPTPTLAFITKEVNTIGIMISASHNPAVYNGIKVLEKGMKISDEAEVEIEGLIAEKPYHYSIYSDVGRVGFNHKLRDVYLQYVIHKYKNRLFPDTEVIIDGANGAISTVIKEVYNALGLKADFRYIEPNGININDGCGSLHPQVIGEELKPGQIGVLFDGDADRCLFVLPGNHLVDGDRLMALNAHHMMKNGRLKTNKVVATIMSNLGFERFLREKGIELLRTKVGDKYVLEKMLQTDSTLGGEQSGHIIFLDINTTGDGLITSLETLSALANMGITLEEFNRNFPTYPQILRNVPVSDKKKVMDCERLKEELESLKSDNLRIVLRPSGTEPYIRIMVEGEKEEEVNVVCERLVDLVEECANE encoded by the coding sequence GTGAAAAAGCTTTTCGGTACGGACGGTGTAAGGGGGATTATAAATGAGGATCTAACAGCCGAACTGGCCATGAAACTTGGTAATGCTGTCAGTCGCTATTTTCTGGGAAAGTACACCAAATTGATCATAGCAAAAGATACGCGAGGTTCAGGCGATCTTCTTGAAAACGCCGTTGCAGCAGGTGCTGCATCTGCGGGCATGGATGTGGAACTAATAGGTGTAGTCCCCACACCGACACTTGCTTTCATCACTAAAGAGGTCAATACGATAGGGATCATGATATCAGCATCACATAATCCAGCTGTTTACAACGGTATCAAGGTACTTGAAAAGGGAATGAAAATCTCCGATGAAGCGGAAGTTGAGATCGAAGGGCTTATAGCTGAAAAGCCTTATCATTATTCCATATACTCGGATGTTGGTAGAGTTGGATTTAATCACAAACTCCGTGATGTGTATCTTCAGTACGTTATACACAAATACAAAAATCGTCTTTTCCCGGATACCGAAGTGATCATAGATGGCGCTAATGGTGCGATTTCTACTGTTATCAAAGAAGTTTATAACGCACTGGGGTTAAAAGCTGATTTTAGGTATATTGAACCCAACGGCATTAACATAAATGATGGTTGTGGTTCTCTTCATCCACAGGTTATCGGTGAAGAACTTAAGCCCGGGCAAATCGGTGTGTTGTTTGATGGAGATGCCGATAGATGTCTTTTCGTGCTTCCCGGGAATCACCTTGTTGATGGGGACAGGTTAATGGCTTTAAATGCTCATCATATGATGAAAAATGGAAGGCTAAAGACCAACAAGGTCGTTGCGACAATAATGTCAAATCTGGGATTTGAACGATTTCTTCGGGAAAAAGGTATTGAGTTACTCAGAACAAAAGTGGGAGACAAATACGTTCTTGAGAAAATGCTTCAGACTGACAGTACATTGGGTGGCGAACAATCTGGACATATTATTTTTCTCGACATCAACACAACCGGTGATGGGCTGATTACATCCCTTGAAACCCTTTCTGCTCTCGCAAACATGGGGATAACACTCGAAGAATTCAATAGGAATTTCCCTACATATCCCCAGATTTTAAGAAATGTTCCTGTAAGCGATAAGAAAAAAGTCATGGATTGTGAGAGACTAAAAGAAGAGTTAGAAAGTTTGAAATCAGATAATCTGAGAATAGTTCTAAGGCCTTCCGGGACAGAACCGTATATAAGAATAATGGTGGAAGGCGAAAAGGAAGAAGAGGTAAACGTGGTTTGTGAAAGGCTCGTTGATCTTGTAGAGGAGTGTGCAAATGAGTGA
- the rplU gene encoding 50S ribosomal protein L21, whose product MYAVIETSGKQFRVTEGMSLFTEKQKDYSEGDRIEFDRVLLLRDESGTKVGKPYLEGVKVVGKIIRHGRDKKIRIVKFRPRKNYDRVNGHRQWFTEILIEKIEY is encoded by the coding sequence GTGTACGCAGTAATTGAAACCTCAGGAAAACAGTTCAGAGTAACTGAGGGAATGAGCCTTTTTACCGAGAAACAGAAAGATTACTCCGAAGGCGACAGAATCGAATTTGACAGAGTGCTACTCCTTCGCGATGAATCCGGTACCAAAGTGGGCAAGCCTTACCTCGAAGGCGTTAAAGTTGTTGGCAAGATCATTCGTCATGGTAGAGACAAAAAAATCAGAATCGTGAAGTTTAGGCCAAGAAAGAATTACGACAGAGTCAATGGTCACAGGCAGTGGTTTACAGAGATTCTGATCGAAAAAATTGAGTATTGA
- the rpmA gene encoding 50S ribosomal protein L27: protein MAHKKSGGAARNGRDSNPKYLGVKRGENSLVKAGTIIIRQRGTKIHPGKNVGMGRDFTLYALIDGKVHFETKNKRKYVSVYAE, encoded by the coding sequence ATGGCCCACAAAAAAAGTGGCGGTGCAGCGAGAAATGGCAGAGATAGCAATCCAAAGTATCTCGGCGTAAAACGTGGCGAAAATTCTCTTGTTAAAGCTGGCACCATTATCATAAGACAAAGAGGAACAAAAATACATCCCGGGAAAAATGTTGGTATGGGAAGGGATTTCACTCTTTATGCTCTCATTGATGGAAAGGTCCATTTCGAGACGAAAAATAAAAGGAAGTACGTGAGCGTATATGCTGAATAA